AGctgtaattcttcttcttcttcttctttgccgcCTACTCTTCCATGGATGCACTTCTGCTCGCCACTTTCGTTCATGAATGGCAGTGAGACTCGAGTTTTAAAGAATAATTCGAAGAAGAAATTGTGTTTAGTATCAAAGAGTGTAATGGTTTTGGCTTCAGAAGAAGAGACGAAATCTCATCCTCAAGAAATTTCTCGCAAAAGAAACGCAGAAGACGATTTGAAATCTACAAGGCCGGATCAGGTACGAAACAATAGTTGTAACATGACTTCTGAAGGATTGAATTCATCGCCGCCGCCGCCGTTGAGTAATAATGGAGAGGTTAAAGTATCTACAAAGGCTTGGAAGAGACCTGCAATAATTTCTATACCGAAATCTCCAGTTTGTGATTTTGATGATGTGGGTGAGGTTTTAGATAATAAGGATTTTGAGGGTCAAGGTAGAGATTTCTTTCTAGCtagtagaagaggaagaagaccagTTATGGAAGATGGATTTAGTGTTATAACCGATATTTTGGGAGACCCTAAGCAGGTATTCTCagatgcctttttttttttgtttttttaaatttattaaattttaatatatattttttggattttagaaaaaaataaaaaaaaatggtgaacCGTTGATATATTTTGGCTCTTGCAGGTATTTTTTGGTGTCTTTGATGGACATGGAGGCCGTGCAGCTGTAGATTATGCTACTGAAAATTTAGGGAAGAATATTGTTGCAGCTATTGGTGAAGTTGGTAAAGCAGAAGATCAGATAGAAAAAGCTATTAGGAAAGGATATTTGACCACAGATAATGATTTTCTAAGTAAGGTACGTAGGATACAAAACTTCTAGATCCATTTGAATTCAACTTCATATAATAAATTAGAGGAGGGGATCTACAAGTTGCGAATGGGTTCACGGGAGATGGTGTCTTACCAAATGATAGAGGGAGACAAAACGATATCGCGTGTCAAGAGGAAAAAGAGTGTGAAATATAGCGATGTGTACATCACAGACCTATACATCCTTGTCCTAcaaattatttgaatttttcatATATGAATTCTGAAACATAATATGAACTAGGGTATCTCATATCTTCATGGCCTCAACAAACCATTTGAAGATTTCAATTATTAAACGGAAAAGACTTCCATGTTTTTTTCTGGTGAAAGGGTGAAGTCTTCCTTCACCACTTGGTGAAATAGTAAATACaatcctagagtcattttactCTCTCCTTTATTGACCAAGTCAATAATACCCCTATCCCATCCGTGATACCCTCTTTTGCCCATCCAAAGCCCCTCGGTCAATAGATATTCCATTGACTGAGGGTTTAGGAAAACTTGCTCCATTATTATATATCTAATGACTGTATACCTATTGTGTATTACTAGAGTTTTTATCAGATCGTACcgagggcccataggccacAAGTGGTGACAGCCCAAGAGGGCAGCCAGGGtggtgttaagaaaacaacgcctagaatggcgatttgcagaaaaaaatgaaaacaaagaagacaCAACATACATCatcaaagatttacgtggttcacccccaaaatgggaagctacgtccacggccAAGCAATAGAATAGATTTCACTATTTTTTCGAAACGTTACAAAACCTCTCTTATAGCCCTcccagagataagaacattagatagacaaaccctaactcgataaagtatagaaatgcccctggaCCCAAAAATGCCAAACTAGACAGgatcggaccaaaacataacatatgtctCAAAACATACCGATTCAAAGGtttcgacgagcccaacacaactcatCGTATTTGACGGTGATGTACGCCCCTTTTAGGCCATCCGAACTTGTTTTGAGACCGAAACGATCCTCCGAAGATCCCAACTGCACTTTCTCAAccgaaatcaggcttcaccatcTAATGAGGTTGAGAGTCAAACCAACGACCTTTCCTTTAGACTTAGGTAAGCACCTTACTTGCTGGCCACCACCAATCTAAGAGGCGCTTCCCATTGTTTTAAGGTCATGGGTTTG
The sequence above is a segment of the Telopea speciosissima isolate NSW1024214 ecotype Mountain lineage chromosome 7, Tspe_v1, whole genome shotgun sequence genome. Coding sequences within it:
- the LOC122668255 gene encoding probable protein phosphatase 2C 74 is translated as MNGSETRVLKNNSKKKLCLVSKSVMVLASEEETKSHPQEISRKRNAEDDLKSTRPDQVRNNSCNMTSEGLNSSPPPPLSNNGEVKVSTKAWKRPAIISIPKSPVCDFDDVGEVLDNKDFEGQGRDFFLASRRGRRPVMEDGFSVITDILGDPKQVFFGVFDGHGGRAAVDYATENLGKNIVAAIGEVGKAEDQIEKAIRKGYLTTDNDFLSKGQCSGACVATVLLKDRELYVANAGDCRVVLSRKGVGEALTSDHRLNREDERSRIENLGGYVSCRNGVWRAQDTLAISRSIGDQSLKEWIISEPEIKKLHLTSDCEFLIVASDGLWDKVNNQEAVDVVLKHKITLESCKKLVDISSRRGNKDDATVMVINLQNFLRG